The Coriobacteriia bacterium genome window below encodes:
- the tsaD gene encoding tRNA (adenosine(37)-N6)-threonylcarbamoyltransferase complex transferase subunit TsaD has translation MSVVLRDMRHDDIAAVSAIEATSFSDPWTRGMFDDELCAPGRLYLVAEDEGDGSLVGYAGVMIVGNEAHLMDIAVRNDRRREGIGRLLFESAMRDARGFGAERMTLEVRPGNAAAIALYRAHGLEEVGLRPGYYSDTGEPAVIMWGDLPAEEESDRGCAVCELRREALRTDDLILAIESSCDETAAAVMRGGRELLGDVVASQIVFHARFGGVVPEIASRKHTEAIVSVVEEAMQQAGTALGLEGGRLEFADLDAIAVTQGPGLVGALVVGVAYAKGLAMATGLPLVGVNHLEGHIFANVFADPQVAPPLVALLVSGGHTSLVHMPEWGRYHTLGETLDDAAGEAFDKVAKVLGLGYPGGPILSRMAETGDPAAIDFPRAMMRSGDYAFSLSGLKTAVINHIRHEREAGREIDIPDLAASFQQAVIDVQVSKAVRAVKETGATTFCLAGGVAANPALRSALVSAIGALGVHVSVPPMALCTDNAAMIAAAAHYRFLCGDRLSLDAEPLPNWRLDTE, from the coding sequence ATGAGCGTCGTACTGCGCGACATGCGCCACGATGACATTGCCGCCGTAAGCGCGATCGAGGCGACGTCGTTTTCCGACCCGTGGACGCGAGGCATGTTCGATGACGAGCTCTGCGCCCCAGGAAGGCTCTATCTCGTCGCCGAGGACGAGGGTGACGGTTCGCTGGTTGGCTACGCGGGTGTCATGATCGTCGGCAACGAGGCGCACCTTATGGATATCGCCGTGCGGAATGACCGCAGGCGCGAGGGAATCGGCCGACTATTGTTCGAAAGCGCCATGCGCGATGCGCGCGGTTTTGGTGCTGAGCGAATGACGCTTGAGGTGCGCCCCGGCAACGCGGCCGCAATCGCTCTCTATCGCGCGCACGGGCTGGAGGAGGTCGGCCTGCGTCCCGGCTACTACAGTGACACGGGCGAGCCGGCCGTCATCATGTGGGGAGACCTCCCTGCCGAGGAGGAGTCCGATCGCGGATGTGCAGTGTGCGAACTGCGCCGAGAAGCCCTCCGCACCGACGACCTCATTCTCGCGATCGAGTCCTCGTGCGACGAGACTGCCGCCGCCGTCATGAGGGGCGGGCGGGAACTTCTCGGCGATGTCGTGGCGAGCCAGATCGTCTTCCATGCGCGCTTCGGAGGTGTGGTGCCGGAGATCGCGAGCCGCAAGCACACCGAGGCGATCGTCAGCGTGGTCGAGGAGGCGATGCAGCAAGCCGGTACGGCGCTCGGCCTCGAAGGCGGCCGGCTGGAGTTCGCCGATCTCGATGCGATAGCGGTGACGCAGGGCCCGGGTCTTGTCGGCGCACTGGTGGTGGGCGTGGCCTACGCGAAGGGGCTTGCGATGGCGACCGGACTGCCCCTTGTGGGGGTGAATCACCTCGAAGGCCACATCTTTGCAAACGTGTTCGCCGATCCACAGGTTGCACCACCACTGGTGGCCCTTCTGGTATCCGGCGGCCATACGTCGCTTGTGCACATGCCGGAGTGGGGGCGCTACCACACCCTCGGCGAAACGCTGGACGATGCTGCCGGCGAGGCGTTCGACAAAGTCGCGAAGGTGCTTGGACTAGGCTATCCCGGTGGACCCATTCTTTCGCGCATGGCCGAGACCGGCGATCCTGCAGCGATCGACTTCCCGCGGGCAATGATGCGATCCGGCGACTACGCGTTCTCGCTGTCGGGGCTCAAGACTGCCGTCATCAACCACATCCGCCACGAGCGGGAGGCTGGGCGCGAGATCGACATTCCCGATCTTGCGGCCTCGTTCCAGCAGGCAGTGATCGACGTGCAGGTATCCAAAGCGGTTCGCGCTGTCAAGGAGACCGGTGCGACCACGTTTTGTCTGGCCGGCGGCGTTGCAGCCAACCCTGCGCTGCGCTCGGCGCTCGTCTCGGCGATAGGGGCGCTCGGCGTTCACGTGAGCGTGCCGCCGATGGCGCTGTGCACCGACAATGCCGCAATGATCGCCGCCGCGGCACACTATCGCTTCTTGTGCGGCGACAGGCTGTCACTCGACGCCGAGCCGCTGCCAAATTGGCGACTCGACACAGAGTAG
- the tsaB gene encoding tRNA (adenosine(37)-N6)-threonylcarbamoyltransferase complex dimerization subunit type 1 TsaB, whose product MRQLLLALDTATEVTVVGLAWRTAHNIEVVASAEVDAPRAAMSRVLPIAESLLAAGGVTSRDVSAVIVGRGPGSFTGVRIGVATAKGLAHGLGVPLYGVGTLDAIAWGFADKHALLGVVGDAMRGEVYPALFRLGGGRAERLTPHRVAKPDEVAGEWAALGEPLLLAGNGLRKYGPRFTSALGDRAMAVDEAKWAPSGYGLFGAFSALLADGAEGSGEAGEVLPVYTRLSDAEEDEAARIKAAGEAGGTCR is encoded by the coding sequence GTGAGGCAACTGCTCCTCGCGCTCGATACCGCCACCGAAGTCACCGTCGTGGGGCTTGCCTGGCGTACTGCACACAACATCGAGGTCGTCGCGAGTGCCGAAGTTGACGCGCCTCGTGCGGCGATGTCTCGCGTGCTTCCGATAGCGGAATCGCTCCTCGCGGCCGGCGGTGTGACGTCGCGCGATGTCTCCGCGGTCATCGTTGGCAGAGGGCCGGGCTCGTTCACTGGCGTGCGCATCGGTGTCGCGACCGCGAAGGGCCTCGCGCACGGCCTCGGCGTTCCCCTGTACGGGGTCGGCACGCTCGACGCCATCGCCTGGGGGTTCGCCGACAAGCACGCGCTTCTGGGCGTCGTCGGCGATGCCATGCGCGGCGAGGTCTACCCGGCGCTGTTCCGCCTTGGTGGTGGCCGTGCAGAGCGCTTGACGCCCCACCGCGTCGCCAAACCCGACGAGGTCGCGGGCGAATGGGCCGCGCTCGGCGAGCCGCTCCTGCTCGCGGGCAACGGCCTGCGCAAGTATGGCCCGCGGTTCACCTCGGCGCTGGGCGACCGGGCAATGGCGGTTGACGAAGCGAAGTGGGCGCCTTCGGGCTATGGGCTCTTCGGCGCGTTCTCGGCTCTTCTGGCCGACGGCGCGGAAGGCTCGGGTGAGGCGGGCGAGGTTCTGCCCGTCTACACGCGTCTCTCTGACGCCGAGGAAGACGAGGCCGCGCGCATCAAAGCCGCGGGCGAGGCGGGGGGAACCTGCCGATGA
- the tsaE gene encoding tRNA (adenosine(37)-N6)-threonylcarbamoyltransferase complex ATPase subunit type 1 TsaE encodes MRTAGAVATEECGEKLAPLLVPGDVLILSGDLGAGKTCLTKGVARALGVVEPVTSPTFNIMRIHEGRIPLHHFDIYRLDSAEQLEDIDYWGTLEADGVSLVEWGDRFPSAVPEECVIVRFTITGDETREIELEPRGKRGAALVRAWVDACSDAAGVNVSAGEGL; translated from the coding sequence CTGCGCACCGCCGGCGCCGTAGCGACCGAGGAGTGCGGTGAGAAGCTTGCCCCGCTTCTGGTGCCTGGTGACGTGCTCATCCTCTCCGGCGACTTGGGTGCGGGCAAAACGTGCCTGACCAAGGGCGTGGCGCGGGCGCTGGGCGTAGTCGAGCCGGTGACCAGCCCGACCTTCAACATCATGCGCATTCACGAGGGGCGCATCCCGCTTCACCACTTCGACATCTACCGTCTCGACTCCGCCGAGCAGCTCGAAGACATCGACTACTGGGGCACGCTCGAAGCCGATGGAGTCTCGCTCGTCGAGTGGGGGGACCGCTTCCCCTCGGCTGTCCCGGAGGAATGCGTGATCGTGCGATTCACGATCACGGGCGACGAAACGCGCGAGATCGAGCTCGAGCCGCGCGGAAAGCGCGGTGCTGCGCTTGTGAGGGCGTGGGTGGACGCGTGCTCCGATGCCGCGGGCGTGAATGTCTCGGCGGGTGAAGGGCTGTGA
- a CDS encoding nitroreductase family protein, with the protein MDFSELIAKRRSVRHFNSKREVSDEDINYLLDAAVAAPTAGNIQPWRFTVVRSAEARERLAGALHQRWATGAPVVIVVSVDPRPCAARYSERGERLYAIQDTAAAAENILLAAVDRGLASCWVGAFDAKAVSEALGIPAPIEPLVILPIGYSAESAGRPARRPLSEVSTWI; encoded by the coding sequence ATGGATTTCTCGGAACTGATCGCCAAACGGCGCAGCGTGCGCCACTTCAACAGCAAACGCGAAGTCTCCGATGAGGACATCAACTACCTGTTGGATGCGGCGGTGGCCGCTCCGACGGCCGGCAACATCCAGCCATGGCGCTTCACCGTGGTCCGCTCGGCGGAAGCGCGCGAGCGTCTCGCCGGCGCACTGCACCAACGCTGGGCTACCGGCGCCCCGGTCGTGATTGTCGTCTCCGTCGATCCCCGGCCGTGTGCTGCGCGCTACTCCGAGCGCGGCGAGCGCCTCTACGCCATCCAGGACACCGCTGCAGCTGCCGAGAACATCCTGCTTGCCGCTGTCGACAGGGGACTCGCCTCCTGTTGGGTCGGCGCGTTCGACGCGAAGGCGGTTTCCGAAGCGCTTGGGATTCCTGCTCCCATTGAACCGCTGGTGATACTGCCCATCGGCTATTCGGCGGAGTCTGCCGGGCGTCCGGCGCGCAGGCCGCTTTCCGAAGTCTCCACGTGGATCTAG
- a CDS encoding co-chaperone GroES yields MNLKPLGDRVIIKVAAAEEVTKSGLILAEGAREKPARGAVLAVGEGKRDESGKRIPMDVKVGDVVIYGKYSGQDIKVDEEEYKILRTDEIFAIVV; encoded by the coding sequence ATGAATCTGAAGCCTTTGGGAGATCGCGTCATCATCAAGGTGGCGGCAGCCGAGGAAGTGACCAAGAGCGGTCTCATCCTTGCAGAGGGCGCCAGGGAGAAGCCCGCGCGCGGCGCTGTGCTTGCGGTAGGCGAGGGCAAGCGTGATGAATCCGGCAAGCGCATCCCGATGGATGTCAAGGTCGGGGACGTCGTCATTTACGGCAAGTACAGCGGCCAGGACATCAAGGTCGACGAAGAGGAGTATAAGATCTTGCGCACCGACGAGATCTTCGCAATCGTCGTCTAG
- the alr gene encoding alanine racemase, giving the protein MTDRRWAWTEIDLAAFGRNVRTLKAKTRPGTGFMAVVKADGYGNGAVRVARAAVSAGADRLGVATVDEALELRSAGLRAPLQLLSEPPVSAIPALLAKDVIPAVTTREFASALSARALSGGARAHYHLKVDSGMNRSGVRAEDVAEFARWQSGLGGLALEGTFTHLATADVPGDWEVRRQLERFTDALEVMRTEGVDPGIVHAANSAGTILWPDAHFDMVRCGIALYGLHPAPSTYKHIELEPILTLKARLSLVKRIGVGESVSYGFTWTAAAPTTVATLPLGYADGIHRVLSNNMEVLIGGVRCRQIGRVCMDQLMVEVPRGVSAEMGDEAVIVGRQGRGQIMLDDLAERAGTINYELSCAFGARLERVYV; this is encoded by the coding sequence GTGACCGATCGTCGTTGGGCATGGACCGAAATCGATCTGGCGGCGTTTGGTCGCAACGTGCGTACGCTCAAGGCCAAGACGCGTCCCGGTACGGGTTTCATGGCAGTCGTCAAGGCTGACGGATATGGCAACGGCGCGGTGCGAGTCGCGCGCGCAGCCGTCTCGGCAGGCGCGGACCGTCTGGGCGTGGCCACTGTCGATGAGGCGCTGGAACTGCGCTCAGCGGGCCTGAGGGCGCCCCTGCAGCTTCTTTCCGAGCCGCCGGTCTCGGCAATTCCGGCGCTGCTGGCCAAAGACGTCATTCCCGCGGTCACGACGCGCGAGTTTGCCTCCGCGCTCTCCGCACGGGCGCTTTCCGGCGGAGCCCGGGCGCACTACCACCTGAAGGTCGACAGCGGCATGAACCGCAGCGGCGTGAGGGCCGAAGACGTTGCGGAGTTTGCGCGCTGGCAGTCGGGGTTGGGCGGCTTGGCGCTGGAGGGTACGTTTACCCACCTAGCAACCGCGGACGTGCCAGGCGACTGGGAGGTCAGGCGGCAGTTGGAGCGGTTTACCGATGCGCTCGAGGTCATGCGGACCGAGGGCGTGGACCCCGGAATCGTACACGCTGCGAACAGCGCGGGCACCATACTGTGGCCGGACGCGCATTTCGACATGGTGCGCTGTGGGATCGCGCTGTATGGACTGCACCCGGCGCCGAGCACGTACAAACACATCGAGCTCGAGCCGATCCTGACCCTGAAGGCGCGACTCTCGCTTGTGAAGCGCATCGGCGTGGGCGAGAGCGTCAGCTACGGATTCACGTGGACGGCGGCGGCGCCGACCACGGTCGCCACGCTTCCGCTGGGTTACGCTGACGGCATTCACCGCGTGTTGTCCAACAACATGGAAGTCCTCATCGGCGGGGTGCGCTGTCGGCAGATCGGGCGCGTGTGCATGGACCAGCTGATGGTCGAAGTGCCGCGCGGGGTCTCGGCCGAGATGGGCGACGAAGCCGTCATCGTCGGGCGGCAGGGCCGCGGGCAGATCATGCTCGACGACCTCGCCGAGCGCGCGGGCACCATCAACTACGAGCTGTCATGCGCGTTTGGCGCGCGGCTGGAACGGGTGTACGTCTAG
- a CDS encoding uracil-DNA glycosylase translates to MDLGEQVSGFGCADLHELRELIGDCHRCPLGDTRTKLVFGVGDPHARVMLIGEAPGKNEDLKGEPFVGAAGQLLNDLLAHAGLTRDEVYIANMVKCRPPGNRDPEPVEKETCMPFLREQARLISPEILVTLGNHSTKAILRTETGITQLRGKVAHAGRFTVLPIFHPAAAIYDRTKSDDLFADFGLLRELLAAGR, encoded by the coding sequence GTGGATCTAGGTGAACAGGTGTCAGGCTTTGGATGTGCCGACTTGCATGAACTCCGCGAACTCATCGGCGATTGCCATCGCTGTCCGCTAGGCGACACGCGCACGAAGCTGGTGTTTGGCGTGGGGGATCCTCATGCCCGCGTGATGCTGATCGGCGAGGCTCCGGGCAAGAACGAGGACCTGAAGGGGGAGCCGTTCGTTGGGGCGGCGGGCCAGCTCTTAAACGACCTTCTCGCGCATGCCGGCCTGACTCGCGACGAGGTCTACATCGCCAACATGGTGAAGTGCCGCCCGCCCGGCAATCGCGATCCCGAGCCGGTCGAGAAGGAGACGTGCATGCCGTTCCTTCGCGAACAGGCCAGGCTCATTTCACCCGAGATCCTCGTCACGCTGGGAAACCACTCCACGAAGGCGATTCTGCGCACGGAGACCGGCATCACCCAGCTGCGCGGAAAGGTTGCGCATGCCGGCCGTTTCACGGTGCTGCCGATCTTTCACCCTGCTGCGGCTATCTATGACCGCACCAAGAGTGACGACCTCTTCGCCGATTTCGGGCTTCTGCGTGAACTCTTGGCTGCGGGGCGATGA
- the groL gene encoding chaperonin GroEL (60 kDa chaperone family; promotes refolding of misfolded polypeptides especially under stressful conditions; forms two stacked rings of heptamers to form a barrel-shaped 14mer; ends can be capped by GroES; misfolded proteins enter the barrel where they are refolded when GroES binds), giving the protein MAKEIRFNEEARHGLAAGVNKLADAVKVTLGPKGRYVVLEKMYGAPTITNDGVTIAKEIELEDALENMGAQLVKEVAVKTNDVAGDGTTTATLLAQVIVTEGLRNVTSGANPLAIRRGIEKAVDAIVVEIKKNAKEIETKEEIAHVGSISAADDEIGDKIAQAMDVVGKDGVITVEESQTFGIDIDTVEGMQFDKGYISPYMVTDPERMEAVLNDPLILIAGQKISSINDLLPVAEKVMKAGKQLLIIAEDVDGEALSTLLVNKLRGTFVAVAVKAPGFGDRRKRMLEDIAIVTGGQAIMEEFGTKLESVTLEMLGRAKTVKITKENTTIVDGAGSEDEIKARVNLIKAEIEKSDSDFDKEKLQERLAKLSGGVAIIKVGAATEVELKEKKHRIEDALQATRAAVEEGIVAGGGVALVDALPALDAIVPANADEAVGVDIIRKALIAPMKTIAANAGFEGSVVVEKVKTLPKGEGLNSATGEYGDMLKMGVIDPVKVTRTALQNAASIAALILITEATVNNAPAKDGGAGAGMGGMGGMGGMGGMM; this is encoded by the coding sequence ATGGCTAAGGAGATCCGTTTTAACGAAGAGGCTCGTCACGGCCTCGCTGCGGGCGTCAACAAGCTTGCCGACGCCGTCAAAGTCACGCTTGGCCCCAAAGGCCGCTACGTGGTGCTTGAGAAGATGTATGGCGCGCCCACCATCACCAACGACGGTGTGACCATCGCCAAGGAGATCGAACTTGAGGACGCCCTCGAGAACATGGGCGCTCAGCTCGTCAAGGAAGTCGCCGTCAAGACGAACGACGTCGCGGGCGACGGTACCACCACCGCGACGCTGCTCGCCCAGGTCATCGTGACCGAGGGCCTGCGCAACGTCACCTCAGGTGCCAACCCTCTCGCCATTCGCCGCGGCATCGAGAAGGCCGTGGACGCGATCGTGGTCGAGATCAAGAAGAACGCCAAAGAGATCGAAACCAAGGAAGAGATCGCGCACGTCGGGTCCATCTCGGCGGCCGATGACGAGATCGGCGACAAGATCGCCCAAGCGATGGATGTCGTGGGCAAGGACGGCGTCATCACCGTCGAGGAGTCCCAGACCTTCGGCATCGACATCGACACCGTCGAGGGCATGCAGTTCGACAAGGGCTACATCTCACCCTACATGGTCACCGACCCGGAGCGCATGGAAGCGGTGCTTAACGATCCGCTCATCCTCATCGCCGGTCAGAAGATCAGCTCGATCAACGATCTGCTCCCCGTGGCCGAGAAGGTCATGAAGGCCGGCAAGCAGCTCCTCATCATCGCCGAGGACGTCGACGGCGAAGCTCTTTCGACACTGCTCGTCAACAAGCTGCGCGGGACCTTTGTCGCCGTCGCCGTCAAGGCTCCGGGCTTCGGCGATCGTCGCAAGCGCATGCTGGAAGACATCGCGATCGTCACCGGCGGGCAGGCAATTATGGAGGAGTTCGGCACCAAGCTTGAGAGCGTCACGCTGGAGATGCTGGGCCGAGCCAAGACCGTCAAGATCACCAAGGAAAACACCACCATCGTTGACGGTGCGGGATCCGAGGACGAGATCAAGGCGCGCGTCAACCTGATCAAGGCCGAGATCGAGAAGTCGGATTCAGACTTCGACAAGGAGAAGCTCCAGGAGCGTCTCGCCAAGCTCTCCGGCGGTGTGGCCATCATCAAGGTTGGGGCGGCCACCGAGGTCGAGCTCAAGGAGAAGAAGCACCGCATAGAGGACGCCCTTCAGGCGACTCGCGCGGCAGTCGAAGAGGGCATCGTTGCCGGCGGCGGCGTGGCGCTTGTTGACGCGCTGCCCGCACTCGACGCGATCGTTCCCGCAAATGCCGATGAGGCTGTGGGTGTCGACATCATCCGCAAGGCGCTGATCGCCCCGATGAAGACCATCGCCGCTAACGCCGGCTTCGAAGGCTCTGTCGTGGTTGAGAAGGTCAAAACGCTCCCCAAGGGCGAGGGCCTCAACAGCGCGACCGGCGAGTATGGGGATATGCTGAAGATGGGTGTCATCGACCCCGTCAAGGTGACCCGCACGGCGCTGCAGAACGCCGCGTCGATCGCGGCACTCATCCTCATCACTGAGGCCACTGTCAACAACGCGCCTGCTAAGGATGGCGGCGCTGGAGCTGGCATGGGCGGCATGGGCGGCATGGGCGGCATGGGCGGCATGATGTAG